The following are from one region of the Novipirellula artificiosorum genome:
- a CDS encoding ABC transporter ATP-binding protein — MNASPPDELAIETRDLTKIYGSGNTEVVAMKDASMQVRRGEVVALLGPSGSGKSTFLTAVGLINPPTSGQVWIRNQLVLDGDVSHADLRAFRRRHIGFVFQKSNLIPFLTARENVQIALELNGASSRKARDRAMSLLDELGVSDRAGNRPSMLSGGQQQRVAVARALANRPSVILADEPTAALDGHRGRQVMELFAQVAHQHGTGVIVVTHDQRALDVFDTTYEMEDGIMTAIDPAADMTR, encoded by the coding sequence ATGAATGCATCCCCCCCTGACGAGCTTGCGATTGAGACTCGGGATTTGACGAAAATCTACGGCAGTGGCAACACCGAAGTGGTGGCGATGAAGGATGCGTCGATGCAGGTTCGCCGCGGCGAGGTGGTGGCATTGCTTGGCCCAAGCGGATCCGGCAAGTCAACGTTCTTGACCGCGGTCGGATTGATCAACCCACCAACATCGGGCCAAGTATGGATCCGCAACCAACTGGTGCTCGACGGTGATGTCTCTCACGCCGACCTACGTGCGTTCCGGCGCAGACATATTGGATTTGTCTTTCAGAAATCGAACTTGATCCCGTTTTTGACGGCTCGAGAAAACGTGCAGATTGCGCTCGAACTCAACGGAGCCTCCTCCCGCAAAGCACGCGACCGAGCGATGAGCTTGCTCGATGAGTTGGGAGTTAGCGATCGAGCAGGAAATCGCCCCTCCATGCTCTCAGGCGGTCAACAACAACGGGTCGCCGTGGCCAGAGCGTTAGCGAATCGCCCGAGCGTGATCCTGGCCGATGAACCGACCGCGGCACTCGACGGGCATCGAGGACGACAAGTGATGGAGTTGTTTGCGCAAGTCGCTCACCAACACGGGACAGGCGTGATCGTGGTGACGCATGACCAGCGAGCGTTGGACGTCTTCGACACCACCTACGAGATGGAAGACGGCATCATGACGGCGATCGATCCCGCAGCCGACATGACGCGCTAA
- a CDS encoding efflux RND transporter permease subunit: MERDEQSNFLTRLVEIFLRGDVAILITVVSLMLGAASLYLTPREEEPQIVVPMADLFVSAPGLSAEEVERQVTDRLEKLLYQIDGVEYVYSMSKTGQCIVTVRFHVGEDREDSLVKIYNKVNSSTDQIPPSVQSWVVKPIEVDDVPIVIATLWTDRPERYGDHDLRRIAEEVQHELQAIPNTNRVEVLGGRPRRIYVNLDAQRLAAHRTSPLQVARALQVSNVTVRNGEFEQQDKLFAVETGTFIQGVDELNDLVVNVAGGRPVYLKNVATVVDGPAEAESYSWIGFGSADEVRGGGELYPAVNLSIAKRKGSNAVRVSAAIHAKLKELSETHLPSGVQTRVTRDYGETANEKVNELVEGLVVAVLTVIGLIGLVMGWRPALVIALAIPVCYSLTLFINLLAGYSINRVTMFALILALGLLVDDPITDVENIARYFAMRILPPRESVLQAIQEVRPALILSTLAIIASFLPLAFITGMMGPYMGPMALNVPLTVTISTIVAFVITPWLSMVSLKHIDDSSEGERFDLTKRPLYRISRTILTPIVTKPIYAWGVLLAIGVLLLAAMMLPVFRAVPVKMLPYDNKNEFQIVIDMPESTTLERTDVVARRIGRYLGGLSEVRDYELFVGIASPMDFNGLVRHYFLRRGANVADIRVNLMAKDFRVQQSHEILLRIRNDVKALADSMGAKVKLVEVPPGPPVLASITGEVYGPADGTYANQIKVGRLVEKRLAMEPGAVDLDISAEDDHLRFVFETDKSKAALSGISTQTIAETIDTVLSGNKATVLHLPEEVEPLWIELKLPRESRSAIDDLEEVYVQGNEGQVVQLGGLGRFSQVEDEKTIFHKNLRRVVYVYAEVAGRPPADAIADLEVDRFFAAPNTRGVIDSEARPIEDRTWLNPGGGIAWAIPEGYTVDWAGEGELDITLDVFRDLGLAFGAALLGIFVLLMFQTGSRILPVLIMLAIPLTMIGIMPGFWILNLITDQGVGGYPNPVFFTATAMIGMIALAGIVVRNSVVLIDFIHLAQAEGHSLEESIIRSVAVRTRPILLTAGTTLLANWVITLDPVFSGLAWAIIFGILTSTLFTLVVIPAAYWLLYREPTTEKVQTHE, encoded by the coding sequence ATGGAACGAGACGAGCAATCGAATTTTCTGACACGACTGGTTGAGATTTTTCTCCGAGGTGATGTCGCGATCCTGATCACCGTCGTTTCCTTAATGCTTGGCGCAGCATCCTTGTATTTGACGCCTCGCGAAGAAGAACCCCAAATTGTTGTGCCGATGGCGGATTTGTTCGTTTCGGCTCCGGGGTTGTCCGCCGAAGAAGTCGAAAGACAAGTGACCGATCGACTCGAAAAGCTGCTCTACCAAATCGATGGCGTTGAATATGTCTATTCGATGTCAAAGACCGGCCAATGCATTGTGACGGTGCGCTTCCACGTGGGCGAGGACCGAGAAGATTCGCTCGTCAAGATCTACAACAAGGTCAATTCGTCGACCGATCAAATCCCGCCGTCGGTTCAATCATGGGTCGTCAAGCCGATCGAAGTGGACGATGTCCCCATTGTGATTGCTACGCTGTGGACCGATCGCCCTGAGCGTTACGGCGATCATGATCTGAGGCGTATCGCCGAAGAAGTCCAACATGAGCTTCAAGCCATCCCCAACACGAACCGTGTCGAAGTCCTCGGCGGTCGGCCGCGGCGGATCTACGTGAACCTTGACGCCCAGAGACTCGCGGCCCACAGGACATCGCCGCTGCAAGTCGCAAGGGCGTTACAAGTCAGCAACGTAACCGTCCGCAATGGCGAGTTTGAACAGCAAGACAAGTTGTTCGCGGTGGAAACAGGAACCTTTATTCAAGGTGTCGACGAACTCAACGACTTGGTCGTCAACGTTGCAGGCGGTCGTCCCGTCTATCTCAAGAACGTCGCGACGGTCGTCGACGGACCCGCCGAGGCCGAAAGCTACAGCTGGATCGGTTTTGGCTCGGCAGATGAAGTGCGAGGCGGTGGCGAACTCTATCCGGCGGTCAATCTTTCGATCGCCAAACGAAAAGGATCCAATGCCGTTCGAGTGTCAGCTGCAATTCATGCAAAACTGAAGGAGCTTTCTGAAACTCACTTGCCCAGCGGTGTCCAAACGCGGGTGACCCGTGACTATGGCGAAACGGCGAACGAGAAGGTCAACGAACTGGTTGAGGGCTTGGTGGTTGCGGTGTTGACCGTGATTGGATTGATCGGCTTGGTGATGGGTTGGCGGCCCGCATTGGTGATCGCCTTGGCGATTCCCGTCTGCTACAGCCTGACGCTGTTCATCAATCTACTGGCGGGCTATTCGATCAACCGAGTGACCATGTTTGCGTTGATTCTGGCCTTGGGATTGCTTGTCGACGACCCGATCACGGATGTCGAAAATATCGCCCGGTACTTTGCAATGAGGATTCTGCCACCTCGCGAATCGGTGTTACAAGCAATTCAAGAGGTTCGCCCCGCGTTGATCCTGTCGACCCTGGCGATCATCGCCAGTTTTTTACCGTTAGCGTTTATCACCGGCATGATGGGACCGTACATGGGACCGATGGCCCTGAATGTTCCGTTGACGGTGACGATTTCGACGATCGTCGCGTTCGTGATCACGCCGTGGCTATCCATGGTGTCCCTCAAACATATCGATGATTCGTCGGAAGGCGAACGTTTCGATTTGACGAAACGGCCTCTGTATAGGATCAGTCGCACGATTCTAACGCCGATTGTCACGAAACCGATCTACGCCTGGGGCGTCTTGCTTGCAATCGGCGTCTTGCTTCTCGCGGCGATGATGTTGCCGGTCTTCCGTGCGGTGCCCGTCAAGATGCTGCCCTATGACAACAAGAATGAGTTCCAGATTGTCATCGACATGCCCGAAAGCACGACGCTTGAGCGGACCGATGTGGTCGCACGCCGGATCGGACGCTACCTGGGTGGACTTTCGGAAGTCCGTGATTACGAGCTGTTTGTTGGCATCGCCTCGCCCATGGACTTCAACGGCTTGGTACGACATTACTTTTTGCGTCGCGGAGCGAACGTCGCGGACATTCGCGTGAATTTGATGGCGAAGGATTTTCGTGTGCAACAGTCTCACGAGATCTTGCTACGGATTCGCAACGATGTGAAGGCGCTTGCCGATTCGATGGGAGCCAAGGTCAAGTTGGTCGAGGTGCCGCCGGGGCCACCGGTGTTGGCATCGATCACCGGCGAAGTCTACGGGCCCGCTGACGGAACCTATGCAAACCAGATCAAGGTCGGCAGACTCGTCGAAAAACGTTTGGCGATGGAACCGGGGGCGGTCGATTTAGATATCAGTGCCGAGGACGATCATTTGAGGTTCGTGTTCGAGACGGATAAATCCAAAGCAGCCTTGTCGGGCATCTCAACACAAACGATCGCGGAGACCATCGACACCGTGCTGAGCGGGAACAAGGCGACGGTTTTGCATCTTCCAGAAGAGGTCGAGCCGTTGTGGATCGAGTTAAAGCTTCCCCGAGAAAGCCGATCGGCCATTGATGACTTGGAAGAGGTTTACGTCCAAGGGAATGAGGGCCAAGTGGTTCAACTTGGCGGACTGGGGCGTTTTTCGCAAGTTGAAGATGAGAAAACGATCTTTCACAAGAATTTGCGACGTGTCGTCTACGTCTACGCGGAGGTTGCGGGGCGACCGCCTGCCGACGCGATCGCTGACCTCGAAGTGGACCGATTCTTCGCAGCCCCCAACACTCGGGGAGTGATTGACTCCGAGGCGCGGCCTATCGAAGACCGGACTTGGTTGAACCCAGGTGGTGGAATCGCATGGGCGATCCCCGAAGGCTATACCGTCGATTGGGCGGGTGAGGGGGAACTGGATATCACGTTGGACGTTTTCCGAGATCTCGGTTTGGCGTTTGGGGCAGCACTATTGGGCATCTTCGTGTTGCTGATGTTCCAAACCGGTTCGCGAATCTTGCCGGTGCTGATCATGTTGGCCATTCCATTGACGATGATCGGTATCATGCCGGGATTCTGGATCCTGAATTTAATCACGGACCAAGGGGTCGGTGGCTATCCCAATCCCGTCTTTTTCACAGCGACGGCGATGATCGGCATGATCGCGCTGGCCGGAATTGTGGTTCGCAACTCGGTCGTGCTGATCGACTTCATTCACCTTGCACAAGCCGAAGGCCATTCGCTCGAAGAGTCGATCATCCGTAGCGTTGCAGTCCGGACCCGACCGATCTTGTTGACCGCCGGCACGACGCTGCTTGCCAATTGGGTGATCACGCTCGACCCGGTATTTTCTGGACTCGCATGGGCCATCATTTTTGGGATACTGACGTCGACCCTGTTCACATTGGTCGTGATCCCCGCAGCCTACTGGCTGCTGTATCGCGAACCCACCACGGAGAAAGTTCAAACACATGAGTGA
- a CDS encoding tetratricopeptide repeat protein: MRRVVFLYLGAALVGAVVIGAAAIPARAQDPGTLSASTLRAEALKQLQEGKTELAILAADAIVRQHGDDPRAIRLAADVYLRCGRVPWSVRLFDRYVKADPARMPELWQRGIALCFGGDYTAAAEQFEAHRTVNPNDVENAAWHFLCVAKSKSLAEAQQSVLPAPDDPRIPMAEIQRMLRSGNKDAVESRIEATAAGSSERAQAAFYGNFYLGLYADAAGDSDEAIERMQQAAKDAPRNYMGDIARVYAKRLADPK; this comes from the coding sequence ATGAGAAGGGTGGTTTTTCTGTATCTTGGCGCCGCGTTGGTCGGTGCTGTGGTGATCGGTGCCGCAGCCATTCCTGCAAGGGCCCAGGACCCCGGCACGCTCTCCGCATCAACGCTCCGTGCCGAAGCGCTGAAACAGCTTCAAGAGGGTAAGACAGAGCTTGCGATCTTAGCCGCCGATGCGATCGTTCGCCAACACGGTGACGATCCGCGAGCGATTCGGTTGGCTGCAGACGTTTACTTGCGATGTGGCCGCGTTCCCTGGTCGGTGCGTCTCTTCGATCGCTACGTCAAGGCAGACCCGGCAAGGATGCCCGAACTTTGGCAACGCGGCATCGCGCTTTGTTTTGGGGGTGACTACACAGCGGCGGCCGAGCAGTTTGAAGCTCATCGCACGGTCAATCCGAACGATGTCGAGAATGCAGCATGGCATTTCCTTTGCGTTGCCAAATCGAAATCGCTGGCCGAAGCGCAGCAGAGTGTCTTGCCCGCCCCCGATGACCCACGGATACCGATGGCCGAGATTCAGCGGATGCTCCGCAGCGGAAACAAGGACGCGGTCGAGAGCCGAATCGAAGCGACGGCGGCGGGATCCTCCGAACGAGCGCAAGCGGCGTTTTATGGCAACTTCTATTTGGGGCTTTATGCCGATGCCGCCGGAGATTCGGACGAGGCGATCGAGCGGATGCAACAAGCCGCCAAGGATGCTCCGCGAAACTACATGGGTGACATCGCTCGCGTGTACGCGAAGCGATTGGCGGATCCCAAGTAG
- a CDS encoding efflux RND transporter periplasmic adaptor subunit yields MSEQAKKRRPSFPFKRMFVRSLKFVVVAAAIAAGVYWFKFSPMPVVEHPVERGLIIAEVMGTGTLEARVQATVSPKIAGRIERLMADQGDTVAAGDLLVELDDQELQQQVAIADANVEAARAALNRLGADKERANAAFTQAKKSDDRVQSLAGRGAASQEDSDKATEALAVAVTGVSRAEAAITEGQKELISAQKTLEYHRTRLSDARVLAPFDGLIVSRDREPGDVVVPGSDIMKLISTDQIWISAWVDETEMAKLHPEQPARILFRSEPNQDFAGKVVRLGKEADRETREFIVDVDALRLPENWAVGQRAEAFIEVARKENVVRIAANRVTQRDGQSGVFRNVADKAVWTPITIGLRNRDHVEVLSGLTVQDVLVSPKKAGAKLTDGRSLVAS; encoded by the coding sequence ATGAGTGAGCAAGCTAAGAAACGTCGACCTTCGTTTCCCTTCAAGCGGATGTTCGTGCGGTCGTTGAAGTTCGTTGTCGTTGCAGCGGCCATTGCGGCAGGAGTCTATTGGTTCAAGTTTTCGCCGATGCCGGTGGTCGAACATCCGGTCGAGCGTGGGTTGATCATCGCCGAGGTGATGGGGACGGGAACGCTCGAAGCGCGAGTGCAAGCGACCGTCAGCCCAAAGATTGCAGGACGGATCGAAAGATTGATGGCCGACCAAGGTGACACGGTCGCTGCGGGCGACTTGCTCGTCGAGCTTGATGATCAGGAACTGCAGCAGCAAGTCGCCATTGCAGATGCGAATGTCGAGGCCGCTCGGGCTGCCCTCAATCGGCTGGGAGCCGACAAGGAACGTGCCAATGCAGCGTTCACGCAAGCCAAGAAGAGTGACGATCGGGTTCAATCGCTTGCCGGGCGTGGAGCGGCGAGCCAGGAGGACTCGGACAAGGCGACCGAAGCGTTGGCGGTCGCCGTCACCGGGGTTTCGCGGGCCGAAGCCGCTATTACCGAAGGCCAGAAGGAGTTGATCTCGGCACAGAAAACACTTGAATATCACCGCACTCGCTTGAGCGACGCCCGCGTGCTGGCGCCGTTTGATGGACTGATCGTCAGCCGCGATCGTGAGCCCGGTGATGTCGTCGTGCCTGGGAGCGACATCATGAAGTTGATTTCGACCGACCAGATTTGGATTAGCGCTTGGGTCGACGAAACGGAAATGGCGAAGCTGCACCCAGAGCAACCCGCACGGATTTTGTTTCGCTCCGAACCCAACCAGGATTTTGCGGGCAAGGTCGTGCGTCTCGGGAAGGAGGCTGACCGAGAAACACGCGAGTTCATCGTCGACGTTGATGCACTTCGGTTGCCCGAGAACTGGGCGGTGGGTCAACGGGCCGAGGCATTCATCGAGGTCGCGCGCAAGGAGAACGTGGTCAGGATTGCGGCGAACCGGGTGACCCAGCGTGACGGGCAATCGGGCGTTTTTCGAAACGTGGCGGACAAAGCCGTTTGGACCCCGATCACGATTGGACTTCGGAATCGCGATCACGTCGAGGTTCTCAGCGGGTTAACCGTTCAAGACGTGCTGGTTTCGCCAAAGAAGGCGGGAGCCAAGTTGACCGATGGACGTAGCTTGGTGGCGTCATGA
- a CDS encoding ABC transporter permease, giving the protein MNLAIKDIRHNLGRFALTTVGVGMLLMIVMGMGGIYRGIVEDATLLVDNVGADLWIVQRNTRGPFAEISRVPPNLVYRAAAVPGVVAAREFVYHTVQRERDGQPLRMAVLGLSWPSDKGSWIPLTAGRPLAQNHFEMIADESLQLALGDKIDLGKETYTVVGTTKSMLSASGDGIAFFTVFDAQQIQFDTPGEAVRLERASRYARGEDSELGSRQPTLLDNTDKPASELPAIARPQLSSVMVTVSAGADLQRVADIISGWGDVSVYTQEAQRNLLLKGSVDRARRQIGLFRVLLTLIAAIIMALILYTLTLDKIHSIALLKLIGAPNHVILGLILQQALVLGIFGFVIAYLVGGRLFPMFPRRVILTETDLTQLALIVLGISVASSLLGIWKAMKVSPNEALS; this is encoded by the coding sequence ATGAATTTGGCGATCAAGGATATCCGACACAACCTCGGCCGTTTCGCGCTGACAACGGTCGGCGTCGGCATGCTGCTGATGATTGTGATGGGCATGGGCGGAATCTATCGCGGGATTGTCGAGGACGCGACGTTGTTGGTCGACAATGTTGGGGCCGATTTGTGGATCGTTCAGCGAAATACACGTGGCCCGTTTGCTGAGATCTCACGCGTGCCACCCAACCTGGTCTATCGCGCTGCGGCGGTCCCAGGGGTGGTTGCCGCAAGAGAGTTTGTCTATCACACGGTCCAGCGAGAACGAGACGGTCAACCCTTGCGAATGGCGGTGCTGGGATTAAGTTGGCCGAGTGACAAGGGAAGCTGGATCCCGCTAACCGCCGGTCGCCCGCTTGCACAAAACCACTTCGAAATGATTGCCGACGAATCCCTTCAACTCGCGCTGGGTGACAAAATCGATCTGGGAAAAGAAACCTATACCGTCGTCGGTACGACCAAGAGTATGCTAAGTGCCAGTGGCGACGGCATCGCGTTTTTCACCGTCTTTGACGCACAACAGATCCAATTCGATACACCTGGGGAAGCGGTGCGATTGGAACGAGCCTCGCGGTACGCACGTGGTGAAGACAGTGAACTCGGTTCGCGGCAACCGACGCTGTTGGATAATACCGATAAACCTGCGTCCGAGTTACCGGCGATCGCGCGACCGCAATTGAGCTCCGTCATGGTCACCGTCTCTGCGGGAGCCGATTTGCAGCGGGTCGCCGACATCATCTCGGGCTGGGGAGACGTTTCGGTCTACACCCAAGAAGCTCAACGCAATCTGCTATTGAAAGGCTCCGTCGACCGCGCTCGTCGCCAAATTGGGCTGTTTCGCGTGCTGCTGACGCTCATCGCCGCGATCATTATGGCACTGATTCTCTACACGCTGACGCTGGACAAAATCCACTCCATCGCACTGTTGAAACTGATCGGTGCCCCCAACCATGTCATCCTTGGTTTGATTTTGCAGCAAGCTCTCGTGCTTGGCATTTTTGGTTTCGTGATCGCCTACCTTGTTGGCGGAAGGTTGTTTCCGATGTTCCCGCGAAGAGTGATCTTAACCGAAACCGATTTGACACAATTGGCGTTGATCGTGCTCGGGATTTCCGTCGCATCGAGTTTGTTGGGCATTTGGAAGGCCATGAAAGTTTCTCCCAACGAGGCCTTATCATGA
- the rnpA gene encoding ribonuclease P protein component, with protein sequence MRYFFPKSRRIVRSDRFTIVLRQGACAADGVLVLFAVAQSTPGPTRIGITIPRRAGNAVIRNRWKRWIRESFRTQWEHLPAGLDIVVRPKKGATPAWKTIRKSVPSLARKAAKRLQA encoded by the coding sequence ATGCGTTACTTCTTTCCGAAGTCGCGGCGGATTGTACGGAGTGATCGATTCACGATCGTGCTGCGGCAAGGTGCGTGTGCCGCCGATGGTGTGTTGGTGTTGTTCGCCGTTGCACAATCGACGCCGGGTCCGACACGGATCGGGATCACGATTCCCCGCAGGGCCGGAAATGCGGTGATCCGTAATCGTTGGAAGCGGTGGATCCGCGAATCGTTTCGAACGCAGTGGGAACACCTTCCGGCGGGACTCGATATCGTCGTCCGACCCAAAAAGGGGGCCACTCCGGCTTGGAAGACGATTCGGAAATCGGTCCCCTCGCTCGCCAGAAAGGCGGCCAAGCGATTGCAGGCTTAG
- a CDS encoding DnaJ C-terminal domain-containing protein: MSEDLYQTLGVSRDASKDDIKKAHRRLALKYHPDKNPDDDTAREKFKRVQEAYDVLSDEEKRAAYDRYGADFEKIRSSGWDPNASGGAGAGFDGLDLDQIFGGRGGGGGGVQFEHGFSDFFEQLMGSGAAGRGGGNPRGRSRRPQPPQRGANVRHELELPLQTAVLGGTTEFYLNRTGTSEKLSVTIPPGVETGSKIRLREQGQPSPNGGPSGDLILLIKVSDHPCFKRIGKNLELKLPVTLGEAALGAKVDVPTPGGTVALSVPVGTSSGRRLRLKGQGVRSRDGSAGDLIVEIQIRLPDSLDEESKELIEKFAEHNPMALRNDLSF; this comes from the coding sequence GTGTCCGAAGACCTTTATCAAACCCTCGGCGTTTCCCGTGACGCATCGAAAGACGACATCAAGAAAGCCCATCGCCGGCTTGCGCTGAAGTACCACCCGGACAAGAATCCGGACGACGACACTGCGCGAGAGAAGTTCAAACGTGTTCAGGAGGCGTACGATGTCCTCAGCGACGAGGAAAAACGGGCTGCCTATGACCGTTATGGGGCTGATTTCGAGAAGATACGCAGCAGCGGTTGGGATCCGAACGCCAGCGGTGGTGCAGGCGCCGGTTTTGACGGCTTAGACCTTGACCAGATATTCGGTGGCCGAGGTGGCGGTGGCGGTGGAGTCCAGTTCGAACATGGATTCTCCGATTTTTTTGAGCAATTGATGGGATCCGGAGCGGCGGGACGTGGTGGGGGGAATCCACGCGGACGATCGCGACGCCCCCAGCCACCACAACGTGGGGCGAACGTTCGTCATGAATTGGAATTGCCGCTTCAAACCGCTGTGCTTGGCGGTACGACCGAGTTCTACCTGAACCGGACCGGAACGAGCGAGAAGCTTTCGGTCACGATACCTCCGGGAGTCGAAACGGGATCGAAGATTCGACTTCGTGAACAGGGCCAACCGTCGCCCAATGGTGGCCCCAGCGGCGATTTGATTCTGCTGATCAAGGTTTCCGATCACCCCTGTTTCAAGCGAATCGGTAAGAACCTTGAATTGAAGTTGCCGGTGACGCTTGGCGAGGCGGCGCTGGGGGCCAAGGTCGATGTTCCTACGCCTGGCGGCACGGTAGCGTTGTCGGTCCCGGTAGGGACCAGCAGCGGTCGACGATTGCGTTTGAAAGGTCAGGGAGTTCGAAGCCGCGACGGATCGGCGGGCGATTTGATCGTTGAGATTCAAATTCGGCTGCCCGATTCGCTCGACGAGGAATCGAAAGAGCTGATTGAGAAATTTGCCGAGCACAATCCCATGGCACTTCGTAACGATTTGTCGTTCTAA